A single region of the Nocardioides aurantiacus genome encodes:
- a CDS encoding sugar ABC transporter ATP-binding protein, whose protein sequence is MSQTQTPAAVGSGTPAPTREVAPTADRPAAAPVVEMQGISIAFGGVPALDDVALRLYPGEVHALMGENGAGKSTLIKALTGVYAVDAGTIVVDGREESFTSPAASQAAGISTVYQEVNLCTNLTVAENMLLGREPRRLGGIHTRAMNRRARATLDRLGLDIDPASVLGRHPIAVQQLVAIARAVDVEAKVLILDEPTSSLDADEVARLFTVMRTLRDQGTAIVFVSHFLDQIFEISDRLTVLRNGRLVGERMVAETSQLELVKLMLGRELATLEELDREVAATDLVDRSATPVLKVLGLGRKGSLQATDLAVYEGEVVGVAGLLGSGRTELARLLFGADTADTGEIEVHGKTRRFRSPRHAIDRRLAFSSENRRAEGVIEDLSVADNMLLAMQASRGWLRPIPAAQRHALVTKYVEALDIRPANPDATMRNLSGGNQQKVLLARWLLTEPELLVLDEPTRGIDVGAKAQIQQLVADLARRGMAVVFISAELEEVLRLSDRLVVMRERRKIDERLNDDVSVSDVLELIAGQERPTPEEAPRG, encoded by the coding sequence ATGAGCCAGACCCAGACCCCTGCCGCCGTGGGCAGCGGCACCCCCGCCCCCACGCGCGAGGTCGCGCCGACAGCGGACCGACCCGCCGCCGCGCCCGTGGTCGAGATGCAGGGCATCAGCATCGCCTTCGGCGGCGTGCCCGCCCTCGACGACGTCGCGCTGCGCCTCTACCCCGGCGAGGTCCACGCCCTGATGGGCGAGAACGGCGCCGGCAAGTCGACGCTCATCAAGGCCCTGACCGGGGTGTACGCCGTGGACGCCGGCACCATCGTCGTCGACGGCCGCGAGGAGTCGTTCACCTCGCCGGCAGCCTCCCAGGCCGCGGGGATCAGCACCGTCTACCAAGAGGTCAACCTCTGCACCAACCTCACCGTCGCCGAGAACATGCTCCTCGGCCGCGAGCCGCGCCGCCTCGGGGGCATCCACACCAGGGCGATGAACCGCCGCGCCCGCGCCACGCTCGACCGGCTCGGCCTCGACATCGACCCGGCCTCGGTGCTCGGGCGCCACCCCATCGCGGTGCAGCAGCTGGTCGCCATCGCCCGGGCCGTCGACGTCGAGGCCAAGGTGCTGATCCTCGACGAGCCCACCTCCAGCCTGGACGCCGACGAGGTGGCGCGGCTGTTCACGGTGATGCGCACGCTGCGCGACCAGGGCACCGCGATCGTCTTCGTCTCCCACTTCCTCGACCAGATCTTCGAGATCAGCGACCGGCTCACGGTGCTGCGCAACGGCCGCCTCGTCGGCGAGCGGATGGTCGCCGAGACCAGCCAGCTCGAGCTGGTGAAGCTGATGCTGGGCCGCGAGCTGGCCACGCTGGAGGAGCTCGACCGCGAGGTCGCCGCGACCGACCTCGTCGACCGCAGCGCCACCCCCGTCCTGAAGGTGCTGGGCCTGGGCCGCAAGGGCTCGCTGCAGGCCACCGACCTCGCGGTCTACGAGGGCGAGGTGGTCGGCGTCGCCGGCCTGCTCGGCTCGGGCCGCACCGAGCTGGCCCGCCTGCTCTTCGGTGCCGACACCGCCGACACCGGCGAGATCGAGGTGCACGGGAAGACGCGCCGCTTCCGCTCGCCACGGCACGCCATCGACCGCCGGCTCGCGTTCAGCAGCGAGAACCGCCGCGCCGAGGGCGTGATCGAGGACCTCTCGGTCGCCGACAACATGCTGCTGGCGATGCAGGCCTCCCGCGGCTGGCTGCGACCCATCCCGGCCGCGCAGCGCCACGCCCTGGTCACGAAGTACGTCGAGGCGCTCGACATCCGACCCGCGAACCCCGACGCCACGATGCGCAACCTCTCGGGCGGCAACCAGCAGAAGGTGCTGCTCGCCCGCTGGCTGCTCACCGAGCCCGAGCTGCTCGTCCTCGACGAGCCCACCCGCGGCATCGACGTGGGTGCCAAGGCGCAGATCCAGCAGCTCGTCGCCGACCTCGCCCGCCGCGGCATGGCCGTGGTCTTCATCTCCGCCGAGCTCGAGGAGGTGCTGCGCCTCTCCGACCGTCTCGTGGTGATGCGCGAGCGCCGCAAGATCGACGAGCGGCTCAACGACGACGTCTCCGTCAGCGACGTGCTCGAGCTGATCGCCGGCCAGGAGCGCCCGACCCCCGAGGAGGCCCCCCGTGGCTGA
- a CDS encoding ABC transporter substrate-binding protein — MLKKSLVATCAITLGAVTLTACGSSESGGSGSSGSGGSDGGLTMGFAQVGAESGWRTANTKSIQDTAKSEGVDLKFSDAQQKQENQIKAIRSYIQQKVDVIAFSPVVETGWDTVLLEAKRAKIPVILTDRSVDSKDDSLYETFLGSDFVQEGEKAGDWLVENADESDVDGDGSIKVVELEGTTGAAPAIDRKEGFGSKIAADDSIEVVASQTGDFTRDGGKKVMETFLKSEKGIDVVYAHNDDMGLGAIEAIKAAGMKPGTDVKIITVDAVKDGMTALSKGEINFIVECNPLLGPQLMDLAKKVVDGEEVPKRVVTEETTFDQEQAAEVLDQRQY, encoded by the coding sequence GTGCTGAAGAAGAGCTTGGTCGCCACCTGTGCGATCACCCTGGGCGCCGTCACGCTCACCGCCTGCGGCAGCTCCGAGTCGGGGGGCAGCGGCTCCAGCGGCTCCGGCGGCTCCGACGGCGGGCTGACGATGGGCTTCGCCCAGGTCGGCGCCGAGAGCGGCTGGCGCACCGCCAACACCAAGTCGATCCAGGACACCGCGAAGTCCGAGGGCGTCGACCTGAAGTTCTCCGACGCCCAGCAGAAGCAGGAGAACCAGATCAAGGCGATCCGCTCCTACATCCAGCAGAAGGTCGACGTCATCGCCTTCAGCCCGGTGGTGGAGACCGGGTGGGACACGGTGTTGCTCGAGGCCAAGCGCGCCAAGATCCCCGTGATCCTCACCGACCGCTCGGTCGACTCCAAGGACGACTCCCTCTACGAGACCTTCCTCGGCTCCGACTTCGTCCAGGAGGGCGAGAAGGCCGGCGACTGGCTGGTCGAGAACGCCGACGAGTCCGACGTCGACGGCGACGGCAGCATCAAGGTCGTCGAGCTCGAGGGCACCACCGGCGCCGCGCCGGCGATCGACCGCAAGGAGGGCTTCGGCTCCAAGATCGCCGCGGACGACTCGATCGAGGTGGTCGCCTCGCAGACCGGTGACTTCACCCGCGACGGCGGCAAGAAGGTCATGGAGACCTTCCTGAAGTCCGAGAAGGGCATCGACGTCGTCTACGCCCACAACGACGACATGGGCCTGGGTGCCATCGAGGCCATCAAGGCCGCCGGCATGAAGCCCGGCACCGACGTCAAGATCATCACCGTCGATGCGGTCAAGGACGGCATGACGGCCCTGTCGAAGGGCGAGATCAACTTCATCGTCGAGTGCAACCCGCTGCTCGGCCCCCAGCTGATGGACCTCGCCAAGAAGGTCGTCGACGGCGAGGAGGTCCCCAAGCGCGTCGTCACCGAGGAGACCACCTTCGACCAGGAGCAGGCCGCCGAGGTCCTCGACCAGCGCCAGTACTGA
- a CDS encoding aldose epimerase family protein has product MPDSRAFPFGSSPRGEVTRLVLGSAPGPVLELLDLGATVHRLWVTGGDGVRRDVVLSHPDPASLLASTSYLGGTIGRYANRVADGRFEVDGQEVQVGTNDRGHTLHGGPEGFDVRLWDVEEQGEDHAVLTLVSPDGDQGFPGELQVRARFTVTADAVELELSATTDAPTPVCLTSHAYLNLEGEGSGTIDGQWLAVAAAAYVEIDGTGIPVPGPPAPVEGTPFDLREPRRLGPVVRLDHAQLRDAGGIDHNYVLDPDEGVRPVAWLTSPATRTRLVLSSDQPGLQVYTGNGLDGSEPSSAGGWHRQGDGLALEPQVFPDTPRRPDFGDATLRPGETYRSTLRWAFESLGE; this is encoded by the coding sequence ATGCCCGACTCGCGCGCGTTCCCCTTCGGCAGCTCGCCCCGTGGCGAGGTGACCCGCCTCGTTCTCGGCAGCGCCCCCGGCCCGGTGCTCGAGCTGCTCGACCTCGGGGCCACGGTGCACCGGCTGTGGGTGACCGGCGGTGACGGCGTACGACGCGACGTGGTGCTGAGCCACCCCGACCCCGCGTCGCTGCTGGCCTCGACGTCCTACCTCGGCGGCACCATCGGCCGCTACGCCAACCGGGTCGCCGACGGCCGGTTCGAGGTCGACGGCCAGGAGGTGCAGGTGGGCACCAACGACCGCGGCCACACGCTGCACGGCGGCCCCGAGGGCTTCGACGTCCGGCTCTGGGACGTCGAGGAGCAGGGCGAGGACCACGCGGTGCTGACGCTGGTCAGCCCCGACGGCGACCAGGGCTTCCCCGGCGAGCTGCAGGTGCGTGCGCGGTTCACCGTGACCGCCGACGCCGTCGAGCTCGAGCTCAGCGCCACCACCGACGCGCCGACACCGGTCTGCCTGACCAGCCACGCCTACCTCAACCTCGAGGGGGAGGGCTCTGGCACGATCGACGGCCAGTGGCTGGCGGTCGCCGCGGCGGCGTACGTCGAGATCGACGGCACCGGCATCCCGGTGCCCGGCCCGCCGGCCCCCGTCGAGGGCACGCCCTTCGACCTCCGGGAGCCACGCCGGCTGGGGCCCGTCGTACGGCTCGACCACGCGCAGCTGCGCGACGCCGGCGGCATCGACCACAACTACGTCCTCGACCCGGACGAGGGGGTGCGTCCCGTGGCGTGGCTGACCTCGCCGGCCACCCGCACCCGGCTGGTGCTGTCCTCGGACCAGCCCGGCCTGCAGGTCTACACCGGCAACGGCCTCGACGGCTCCGAGCCCTCCTCGGCCGGCGGCTGGCACCGCCAGGGCGACGGCCTCGCCCTCGAGCCGCAGGTCTTCCCCGACACCCCCCGCCGCCCCGACTTCGGCGACGCCACCCTCCGCCCCGGCGAGACCTACCGCTCCACCCTCCGCTGGGCGTTCGAGTCGCTGGGGGAGTGA
- a CDS encoding substrate-binding domain-containing protein, translated as MTPRAAGGQRPPSMADVAALAGVSHQTVSRVLNDHAVVRPETRERVQVAMRQLGYRRNAAARALATNRSGLIGLVAAHLGLHGPGMISVAVQDAAHDAGYAVAQVGLAELDEGSLRRDVDRLLDQAVEAVVVAVAQRAALETVAALDLPVPVVLVQGVVPGQPMAAGIDQGTGGRLATGHLLDVVGGRGRVAHVAGPEDWVEAQMRREGWHAELEARGVAPGPLLEGDWSARSGYEAGLRLAADRDVAGVFVGNDAMALGLLRALHEQGRRVPDDVAVVGFDDAPESAYAWPPLSTVRQDFAALGRRAVDLAVRTLDGEVGATVPLVPPELVVRTSSTPTG; from the coding sequence ATGACCCCCCGTGCCGCCGGCGGCCAGCGCCCGCCCTCGATGGCCGACGTGGCGGCCCTGGCCGGGGTGTCGCACCAGACCGTCTCGCGGGTGCTCAACGACCACGCCGTGGTGCGCCCGGAGACCCGCGAGCGGGTGCAGGTGGCGATGCGGCAGCTCGGCTACCGGCGCAACGCCGCGGCGCGGGCCCTGGCCACCAACCGCTCCGGCCTGATCGGGCTGGTCGCGGCCCACCTCGGGCTGCACGGGCCGGGGATGATCTCGGTGGCGGTGCAGGACGCGGCCCACGACGCGGGGTACGCCGTGGCCCAGGTCGGGCTGGCCGAGCTCGACGAGGGGTCCTTGCGGCGCGACGTCGACCGGCTGCTCGACCAGGCGGTGGAGGCGGTGGTGGTCGCGGTGGCCCAGCGCGCGGCGCTCGAGACCGTCGCGGCGCTCGACCTGCCGGTGCCGGTCGTGCTCGTGCAGGGCGTGGTCCCGGGCCAGCCGATGGCAGCCGGCATCGACCAGGGCACCGGCGGTCGGCTGGCCACGGGCCACCTGCTCGACGTGGTGGGCGGGCGCGGCCGGGTGGCGCACGTCGCCGGCCCCGAGGACTGGGTCGAGGCGCAGATGCGGCGCGAGGGCTGGCACGCCGAGCTCGAGGCGCGCGGCGTCGCGCCCGGTCCGCTGCTCGAGGGCGACTGGTCGGCGCGCAGCGGCTACGAGGCCGGCCTCCGGCTCGCCGCCGACCGCGACGTCGCGGGGGTCTTCGTCGGCAACGACGCGATGGCCCTCGGGCTGCTCCGCGCGCTGCACGAGCAGGGGCGACGGGTGCCCGACGACGTGGCCGTCGTGGGGTTCGACGACGCGCCGGAGTCGGCGTACGCCTGGCCGCCGCTGTCCACCGTGCGCCAGGACTTCGCGGCGCTGGGCCGTCGGGCCGTCGACCTCGCGGTGCGGACCCTCGACGGCGAGGTCGGCGCGACCGTGCCGCTCGTGCCGCCCGAGCTGGTGGTGCGCACCTCGAGCACCCCGACGGGCTGA
- a CDS encoding cysteine dioxygenase, with protein sequence MAGGELSTEARDLGPERVTGVPAERAAPLASYDDDLRVADLPDRDLTEGELEALAASIAQQPGLWRHLVAFGGDEPGERERVYASLHRDAHVDVWLLCWTPENDTGWHDHDVSSGAVAVVEGELVENNLTLLHGARETRVGEGSVFSFGPDHIHRLNGAVHGSVSVHAYSPPLWRMGQYAVNDAGVLRRVSLSYADELRPLD encoded by the coding sequence GTGGCCGGCGGCGAGCTGAGCACCGAGGCGCGCGACCTCGGACCCGAGCGCGTCACCGGGGTCCCCGCCGAGCGGGCCGCGCCGCTGGCGTCCTACGACGACGACCTGCGGGTCGCCGACCTGCCCGACCGCGACCTGACCGAGGGCGAGCTCGAGGCCCTGGCCGCGAGCATCGCCCAGCAGCCCGGGCTGTGGCGCCACCTGGTGGCGTTCGGCGGCGACGAGCCGGGGGAGCGAGAGCGGGTCTACGCCTCGCTGCACCGCGACGCCCACGTCGACGTCTGGCTGCTGTGCTGGACGCCCGAGAACGACACCGGGTGGCACGACCACGACGTGTCCTCGGGCGCCGTCGCGGTCGTCGAGGGCGAGCTGGTCGAGAACAACCTGACCCTGCTGCACGGCGCGCGGGAGACGCGCGTCGGGGAGGGGTCGGTGTTCTCGTTCGGGCCCGACCACATCCACCGGCTCAACGGCGCGGTGCACGGGTCGGTGAGCGTGCACGCCTACAGCCCGCCGCTGTGGCGGATGGGCCAGTACGCCGTCAACGACGCCGGCGTGCTGCGCCGGGTGTCGCTGTCCTACGCCGACGAGCTGAGACCGCTCGACTAG
- a CDS encoding amidohydrolase family protein, whose protein sequence is MPDHTTGPTGAVDVHQHLWTDELVDRLRARSRAPYLRGWTLHLEGEPPFEVDPTHHDVATRVATDTDAGVVTACVGLSSPLGIERLGGPAARPLLDAWHRGARDLPGHFRAWASVPALDDGEADVAALSGLLAEERFVGLQLPASDLATPYGWEAHAPLLRAAELADAPVLVHPGPEPRHVLPGRLPDWWAPVVGYTAQLQAAYWAWHAASGRALFPTLRVVFVAGAGLAPLLTERHLLRGGQREALDPLLHAETSGLGVRALESVVRVLGVDALVLGSDRPYGEPVAALLGDAATHAVRVTNPRRLLGLPVAGGERSWPAAS, encoded by the coding sequence ATGCCAGACCACACCACCGGTCCCACCGGAGCGGTCGACGTCCACCAGCACCTGTGGACCGACGAGCTCGTCGACCGGCTGCGCGCGCGCAGCCGGGCCCCCTACCTGCGGGGCTGGACCCTGCACCTCGAGGGGGAGCCGCCCTTCGAGGTGGACCCCACCCACCACGACGTCGCGACGCGCGTCGCGACCGACACCGACGCGGGGGTGGTCACGGCCTGCGTCGGCCTCTCCTCCCCGCTCGGCATCGAGCGCCTCGGCGGACCCGCCGCCCGGCCGCTGCTCGACGCCTGGCACCGCGGTGCCCGTGACCTCCCCGGGCACTTCCGGGCCTGGGCCTCGGTGCCGGCGCTCGACGACGGCGAGGCCGACGTGGCGGCGCTCTCCGGCCTCCTCGCCGAGGAGCGGTTCGTCGGGCTGCAGCTGCCGGCGAGCGACCTGGCGACGCCGTACGGCTGGGAGGCGCACGCGCCGCTGCTCCGCGCCGCCGAGCTCGCCGACGCGCCGGTGCTCGTGCACCCCGGCCCCGAGCCGCGCCACGTGCTGCCGGGCCGGCTGCCCGACTGGTGGGCTCCGGTCGTCGGCTACACCGCCCAGCTCCAGGCGGCCTACTGGGCCTGGCACGCCGCTTCCGGCCGGGCGCTGTTCCCGACCCTGCGGGTCGTGTTCGTGGCGGGCGCCGGGCTGGCGCCGCTGCTGACCGAGCGGCACCTGCTGCGCGGTGGCCAGCGCGAGGCGCTCGACCCGCTGCTGCACGCCGAGACCTCGGGCCTGGGCGTCCGGGCGCTGGAGTCCGTCGTCCGGGTGCTGGGTGTCGACGCCCTGGTGCTCGGCAGCGACCGGCCCTACGGCGAGCCGGTCGCGGCGCTGCTCGGTGACGCCGCCACGCACGCCGTCCGGGTGACCAACCCGCGGCGCCTGCTCGGCCTGCCCGTGGCCGGGGGTGAGCGGTCGTGGCCGGCGGCGAGCTGA
- a CDS encoding NADH:flavin oxidoreductase/NADH oxidase: MPALFEPITLRDLTVRNRVWLAPMCQYSATDGVPDDWHLVNLGARASGGFGLLLTEAAAVVPEGRISPEDAGLWNDEQARAWRRVVDFVHTQGAAIGVQLAHAGRKASTYRPWAGSEGTVPPTEGGWTSRGPSPVPFEGYAAPTALDAQEIADVVEAFVTAAQRAVDVGFDTVELHAAHGYLFHEFLSPLSNQRDDAWGGDFEGRTRLLLETTEAVRAAIPDGMPLLVRISATDWLDGGWDLEQSTRLAGLLRERGVDLVDVSSGGNAAASIPVEPGYQVPLSVGVRSAGVPTGAVGLITEPAQAEKVLANGEADVVLLARAALREPSWPLRAAHELGVPADEAPWPPQHARGTWR; the protein is encoded by the coding sequence GTGCCTGCGCTCTTCGAGCCGATCACGCTGCGCGACCTGACCGTGCGCAACCGCGTCTGGCTGGCGCCGATGTGCCAGTACTCCGCGACCGACGGCGTCCCGGACGACTGGCACCTCGTCAACCTGGGGGCCCGCGCCAGCGGCGGCTTCGGGCTGCTGCTGACCGAGGCGGCCGCGGTCGTGCCCGAGGGCCGGATCAGCCCCGAGGACGCCGGGCTGTGGAACGACGAGCAGGCACGGGCCTGGCGCCGCGTCGTCGACTTCGTGCACACCCAGGGCGCGGCCATCGGCGTCCAGCTCGCGCACGCCGGCCGCAAGGCCTCGACCTACCGCCCGTGGGCCGGGTCCGAGGGGACGGTCCCGCCGACCGAGGGCGGCTGGACCAGCCGCGGGCCGTCGCCGGTCCCCTTCGAGGGGTACGCCGCCCCGACCGCGCTCGACGCCCAGGAGATCGCCGACGTCGTCGAGGCGTTCGTGACCGCCGCGCAGCGGGCCGTCGACGTCGGGTTCGACACCGTCGAGCTGCACGCCGCCCACGGCTACCTGTTCCACGAGTTCCTCTCCCCGCTGTCCAACCAGCGCGACGACGCGTGGGGCGGCGACTTCGAGGGCCGCACCCGCCTGCTCCTCGAGACCACCGAGGCCGTGCGGGCCGCGATCCCCGACGGGATGCCGCTGCTGGTGCGGATCTCGGCCACCGACTGGCTCGACGGCGGCTGGGACCTCGAGCAGAGCACCCGGCTCGCCGGGCTGCTGCGCGAGCGCGGCGTCGACCTCGTCGACGTCTCCTCGGGCGGCAACGCCGCGGCGTCGATCCCGGTGGAGCCGGGCTACCAGGTGCCGCTCTCGGTCGGAGTCCGGTCCGCGGGCGTGCCGACCGGCGCGGTCGGCCTGATCACCGAGCCCGCCCAGGCCGAGAAGGTGCTGGCGAACGGCGAGGCCGACGTCGTGCTGCTCGCCCGGGCCGCGCTGCGCGAGCCCTCGTGGCCACTGCGGGCCGCCCACGAGCTCGGTGTGCCGGCCGACGAGGCGCCCTGGCCGCCCCAGCACGCGCGGGGCACCTGGCGCTGA
- a CDS encoding glucose-1-phosphate adenylyltransferase family protein, translating into MNPLQRLKALAIIQAGGAGGRMDVLTAERAKPALPFAGSYQLLDFPLSNLVNSGVDDVWLSVSYQAESLEEQVRNGRPWDLDRTRGGLRMLMPREGNGSLDEEGFAQGNADELYRLRDDLRRAAPDVVLVMSADHVYRFDLGELVATHLEKEAELTMLVTDLSEVYAEDPADHAVVTSNRLGRVTGFAYKPDEPDGSVVACEVFAYDPVVLVEVLEELHRELSQADSDRPAGDSGLDDFGDLLVPRLVERGKVFSHRLEGYWRDLGQPHHYLNAHLELLEGGTGLFDPTWPVLTQHPERTPAFVASGAVVSDSMLSAGSRVLGTVTRSVIGPDVVVEHGAEVVESVVSAGSVIRSGARVLRTLVDTACEVGPGATVGSADTALDDPDAITILGRDVVVGSDVAPGSRVSPGGVV; encoded by the coding sequence ATGAACCCCCTCCAGCGGCTCAAGGCGCTCGCGATCATCCAGGCCGGCGGTGCGGGCGGTCGCATGGACGTGCTGACCGCGGAGCGCGCCAAGCCGGCGCTGCCCTTCGCCGGGTCCTACCAGCTCCTCGACTTCCCGCTGTCCAACCTCGTCAACTCCGGGGTCGACGACGTCTGGCTCTCGGTGTCCTACCAGGCCGAGTCGCTGGAGGAGCAGGTGCGCAACGGCCGGCCCTGGGACCTCGACCGGACCCGCGGCGGCCTGCGGATGCTGATGCCGCGCGAGGGCAACGGCTCCCTCGACGAGGAGGGCTTCGCCCAGGGCAACGCCGACGAGCTCTACCGGCTGCGCGACGACCTGCGTCGGGCGGCCCCCGACGTGGTGCTGGTGATGAGCGCCGACCACGTCTACCGCTTCGACCTCGGCGAGCTCGTCGCCACCCACCTGGAGAAGGAGGCCGAGCTGACCATGCTGGTCACCGACCTCTCCGAGGTGTACGCCGAGGACCCGGCCGACCACGCGGTCGTGACCAGCAACCGGCTGGGTCGGGTGACCGGGTTCGCCTACAAGCCCGACGAGCCCGACGGGTCGGTCGTGGCCTGCGAGGTCTTCGCCTACGACCCGGTCGTGCTGGTCGAGGTGCTCGAGGAGCTCCACCGCGAGCTCTCGCAGGCCGACTCCGACCGCCCCGCGGGCGACTCGGGCCTGGACGACTTCGGCGACCTGCTGGTGCCGCGGCTGGTCGAGCGCGGCAAGGTCTTCTCCCACCGGCTCGAGGGCTACTGGCGCGACCTGGGCCAGCCCCACCACTACCTCAACGCCCACCTCGAGCTGCTCGAGGGCGGCACCGGGCTCTTCGACCCGACCTGGCCGGTGCTGACCCAGCACCCCGAGCGGACGCCCGCCTTCGTCGCCTCGGGCGCCGTGGTCTCCGACAGCATGCTCAGCGCGGGCAGCCGCGTGCTCGGCACCGTGACCCGCAGCGTGATCGGCCCCGACGTGGTCGTCGAGCACGGCGCCGAGGTCGTCGAGAGCGTGGTCTCGGCCGGGTCGGTGATCAGGTCGGGGGCCCGCGTGCTGCGCACCCTGGTCGACACCGCCTGCGAGGTGGGCCCCGGCGCCACCGTGGGCAGCGCCGACACCGCCCTGGACGACCCGGACGCGATCACCATCCTGGGTCGCGACGTGGTCGTCGGCAGCGACGTGGCGCCGGGCTCCCGGGTGTCCCCGGGCGGGGTCGTCTGA
- a CDS encoding low affinity iron permease family protein, protein MERNDAASDRHSPDGRSAFERFVEATYMQVSRAPFFVVCLVVVVAWGASAPLWPNLKEWQVAIHTVASVVSLLLLVLLENAGRRSEEASQEKLNVLAEALASLMESSAARDPELQEATRRLREAVGLEERH, encoded by the coding sequence ATGGAACGCAACGACGCGGCCTCGGACCGCCACAGCCCTGACGGACGGTCGGCCTTCGAGAGGTTCGTCGAGGCGACCTACATGCAGGTCAGCCGCGCGCCCTTCTTCGTGGTCTGCCTCGTCGTCGTGGTCGCCTGGGGCGCCAGCGCCCCGCTCTGGCCCAACCTCAAGGAGTGGCAGGTCGCGATCCACACGGTCGCGAGCGTGGTGTCGCTGCTGCTGCTCGTGCTGCTGGAGAACGCCGGCCGGCGCTCGGAGGAGGCCTCGCAGGAGAAGCTCAACGTGCTCGCCGAGGCGCTCGCGTCGCTGATGGAGTCCTCCGCCGCGCGCGACCCCGAGCTGCAGGAGGCAACCCGCAGGCTGCGCGAGGCGGTCGGCCTGGAGGAGCGACACTGA
- a CDS encoding DUF427 domain-containing protein, translating into MRKEQRRVEPGPGQESVWDYPRPPALVSSDRRVVVRREGQLVVDSTRCFRVLETSHPPTWYVDPADVAEGVLTRSRARSTWCEWKGAATYWDVLGLEAAAWSYEDPTAGFTDLRGFVTFYPSRLECLVDDERVRPQDGGFYGGWVTDDVVGPFKGGPGTLGW; encoded by the coding sequence ATGCGCAAGGAGCAGCGCCGGGTCGAGCCCGGTCCCGGTCAGGAGTCGGTGTGGGACTACCCGAGGCCGCCGGCGCTGGTGTCCTCGGACCGCCGGGTCGTCGTACGACGGGAGGGGCAGCTGGTCGTGGACAGCACGCGCTGCTTCCGGGTGCTGGAGACCAGCCACCCGCCGACCTGGTACGTCGACCCCGCCGACGTGGCCGAGGGGGTGCTGACCCGCTCGCGGGCCCGGTCGACGTGGTGCGAGTGGAAGGGCGCGGCGACCTACTGGGACGTGCTGGGTCTCGAGGCCGCGGCCTGGTCCTACGAGGACCCGACGGCCGGTTTCACCGACCTCCGGGGCTTCGTGACCTTCTACCCCTCACGCCTGGAGTGCCTCGTCGACGATGAGCGGGTGCGGCCGCAGGACGGCGGCTTCTACGGCGGCTGGGTGACCGACGACGTGGTGGGGCCGTTCAAGGGCGGGCCGGGCACGCTCGGCTGGTAG
- a CDS encoding DUF6153 family protein, whose product MTRTRHPGARAALLLLALLGLLAMHGLSAHGAAGHHGARTTEPTTAEPTTAQHAQHAAATSAATSAATSLEPGLAPATPVAPGEEGTSAAGLCLAVLLLGLLALLALRRDRPRLLPDRSSVVAPTRAPPARDPDPPDLSRLCVLRC is encoded by the coding sequence GTGACCAGGACGAGGCACCCGGGCGCCCGCGCAGCACTGCTGCTGCTCGCCCTGCTGGGCCTGCTCGCGATGCACGGTCTCTCGGCCCACGGCGCGGCCGGCCACCACGGCGCCCGGACCACCGAGCCCACGACCGCCGAGCCCACGACCGCCCAGCACGCGCAGCACGCCGCCGCCACGTCCGCCGCCACCTCCGCCGCCACCTCCCTCGAGCCCGGGCTCGCGCCGGCGACCCCCGTGGCGCCGGGCGAGGAGGGGACCTCGGCCGCCGGGCTCTGCCTCGCGGTGCTCCTCCTCGGCCTGCTCGCGCTGCTCGCCCTGCGTCGCGACCGGCCCCGGCTCCTGCCCGACCGGTCCTCGGTCGTCGCGCCGACCCGGGCGCCACCCGCGCGCGACCCCGACCCGCCCGACCTGTCCCGCCTCTGCGTCCTGCGCTGCTGA
- a CDS encoding DUF305 domain-containing protein: MSQHALTRTIAAASLLLLAACGGTDHAEADVRFAQQMVPHHAQAVEMADQALDTSRDADVRRLAEEIRAAQDPEIETMTGWLEEWGEDVPDTSGGMAGMGDMSEMDGMMTDAEMQRLDTTTGAEFDRLWLRLMVEHHQGAIEMARAEQADGTYDAAVDLAKDVERTQQAEIAEMEELLGQG; the protein is encoded by the coding sequence ATGTCCCAGCACGCCCTCACCCGCACCATCGCCGCAGCGTCCCTGCTGCTCCTCGCCGCCTGCGGCGGCACCGACCACGCGGAGGCGGACGTCCGCTTCGCGCAGCAGATGGTCCCGCACCACGCCCAGGCGGTGGAGATGGCCGACCAGGCCCTCGACACCAGCCGTGACGCCGACGTACGCCGCCTGGCCGAGGAGATCCGTGCGGCCCAGGACCCCGAGATCGAGACCATGACCGGCTGGCTGGAGGAGTGGGGCGAGGACGTGCCCGACACCTCGGGCGGCATGGCCGGGATGGGTGACATGTCGGAGATGGACGGCATGATGACCGACGCCGAGATGCAGCGCCTCGACACCACCACCGGTGCGGAGTTCGACCGGCTCTGGCTGCGGCTGATGGTCGAGCACCACCAGGGTGCGATCGAGATGGCCCGGGCCGAGCAGGCCGACGGCACCTACGACGCCGCGGTCGACCTCGCGAAGGACGTCGAGCGCACCCAGCAGGCCGAGATAGCCGAGATGGAGGAGCTGCTCGGCCAGGGCTGA